In Mixta intestinalis, the following are encoded in one genomic region:
- a CDS encoding glycine zipper domain-containing protein: MFSKKETRNQLDYAHDRTREAGSELCREMNNVTHQACSYVKSNPWAGVGAGAVVGIIVGMLISRR; encoded by the coding sequence ATGTTTTCGAAAAAAGAAACGCGTAATCAACTGGATTATGCACATGATCGCACCCGCGAAGCAGGTAGTGAACTGTGTCGCGAGATGAACAACGTAACGCATCAGGCGTGTTCGTATGTGAAAAGTAACCCCTGGGCGGGCGTTGGTGCTGGCGCCGTAGTGGGAATTATTGTTGGTATGTTAATTAGTCGTAGATAA
- a CDS encoding GlsB/YeaQ/YmgE family stress response membrane protein — MGILSWIIFGLIAGIIAKWIMPGKDGGGFIITVILGIIGAVVGGWISTFFGFGRVDGFNFGSFVVAVIGAIVVLFIYRKVRH, encoded by the coding sequence ATGGGAATTCTGTCATGGATTATTTTTGGTTTAATCGCCGGTATCATCGCTAAATGGATTATGCCGGGCAAGGACGGCGGCGGTTTCATCATTACGGTCATTCTGGGGATTATCGGTGCGGTAGTTGGTGGCTGGATCAGCACCTTCTTCGGCTTCGGTCGCGTGGACGGCTTTAACTTTGGCAGCTTCGTTGTTGCGGTCATCGGTGCCATCGTGGTGCTGTTTATTTACCGTAAAGTACGACACTAA
- a CDS encoding winged helix-turn-helix transcriptional regulator — protein sequence MKKNNQPVANLPSARGELLNPNCPSRELLKRMTSRWTMLVILALREKTLRFSEIRRAIGGVSERMLAQTLRYMEEDGLLIRKAYDVVPPHVEYRLTPLGREASEHVLALADWLESHFPLIQQQRINMQNLD from the coding sequence ATGAAAAAAAATAACCAACCCGTAGCCAATCTGCCGTCAGCGCGCGGAGAGCTGCTTAACCCTAACTGTCCATCACGCGAGCTACTAAAGCGCATGACCAGCCGCTGGACAATGCTGGTTATACTGGCGCTGCGGGAAAAAACGCTGCGCTTTAGCGAAATTCGCCGTGCCATCGGCGGCGTCAGCGAGCGCATGCTGGCCCAGACGTTACGTTATATGGAAGAGGATGGCCTGCTGATCAGAAAAGCCTACGATGTCGTACCGCCGCACGTCGAATATCGCCTGACACCGCTCGGAAGGGAAGCCAGCGAGCACGTACTGGCGCTGGCCGACTGGCTGGAAAGCCATTTTCCGCTGATCCAGCAGCAGCGGATCAACATGCAGAACCTTGATTAA
- a CDS encoding SDR family oxidoreductase, translated as MIAVTGATGQLGRLVIESLLTKVPAQEIVAVVRSPEKARDLAEKGIAVRQADYNDASALERALAGVERLLLISSSEIGKRAAQHQAVIDAAKKNTLRFIAYTSLLHADRSPLGLADEHRQTEAALRASGLRFALLRNGWYTENYAASIPAALQFHAFTGAAGEGRIASATRQDYAEAAAAVITQMTPQEKVYELAGDSSYTLAEFAAEIARQSGTAVAWNNLSQQAFATLLIEAGLPQGLAEMLADSDVGAAQGGLFDDSSTLSQLIGRPTTPWQETIAATLRG; from the coding sequence ATGATTGCAGTTACCGGCGCTACCGGCCAGCTTGGCCGTCTGGTTATCGAAAGTCTGTTAACGAAAGTGCCTGCTCAGGAGATTGTGGCGGTTGTGCGCAGCCCGGAGAAGGCACGCGATTTGGCAGAAAAGGGCATTGCTGTTCGTCAGGCTGATTACAATGACGCTTCTGCGCTGGAGCGGGCGCTGGCAGGCGTTGAGCGTCTGCTGCTGATCTCTTCCAGCGAGATAGGGAAAAGGGCGGCACAGCATCAGGCAGTGATTGATGCGGCAAAGAAAAATACGCTGCGTTTTATCGCCTATACCAGCCTGCTACATGCCGATCGTTCACCGCTGGGCCTGGCTGACGAACATCGCCAGACGGAAGCGGCACTGCGCGCCTCTGGTCTGCGCTTTGCGCTGTTGCGTAACGGCTGGTACACCGAGAACTATGCGGCCAGCATTCCTGCTGCATTACAGTTCCATGCGTTTACCGGCGCGGCGGGAGAGGGGCGTATCGCATCAGCCACGCGCCAGGACTATGCTGAAGCAGCCGCGGCGGTGATAACACAGATGACGCCGCAGGAAAAAGTCTATGAGCTGGCGGGCGACAGCAGCTATACGCTGGCGGAATTTGCAGCGGAGATCGCGCGCCAAAGCGGTACGGCGGTAGCGTGGAATAATCTGTCACAGCAGGCGTTTGCCACGCTGTTGATTGAGGCGGGATTGCCGCAGGGGTTGGCAGAGATGCTGGCGGATTCCGATGTTGGCGCGGCGCAGGGCGGGCTGTTTGATGACAGCAGCACGCTGAGCCAGCTGATTGGGCGTCCAACCACCCCGTGGCAGGAGACGATTGCCGCCACGCTGCGTGGCTGA
- a CDS encoding TonB-dependent siderophore receptor has product MGMPFSLKRSALLCSLALAVPGFAIAADTLVVTAQPAETADSPTAGYRAKTSSGATKTDRPLITTGQSVSVITRQQIEDQGAMDVNQALNYSSGVFTNFAGAATRYDTVSLRGFHGGDVDNTFLDGLRLMTDGGSYNALQVDPWFLERIDVIKGPSSALYGQTVPGGLVMMTSKRPQFQQEGHFRLMAGNNSTTGAAFDYTNAINDQWAFRLTGITRNSDTQYDHTREERYAISPSLLWQPDSDTSLLLKAYLQKDPSGGYHGSVPGEGSITERNGRKLSNGFYDGESAIDQFKRREQIYSYVFSHRFNETWAFRSNASYTHSNVDLDQVYQIGWIGDSNLLDRYYSGERSSLDAFAIDNQLEADFTTGEVEHTLVLGADYHQYRDSLWDASAYVDPLNARTGVGGTHFWQSAYDPADPDAARTPGLYAYNQTRRYHQTGVYLQDEMAWNNWHMTLSGRYDRLVAKSTNDTTDTSRRRSDDHISGRASLLYAFDNGISPYVSYSQAITPSSLPDASGDLLKPTTAEQYEAGVKYQPNGTSDMYSLAVYDLTQKDVGNRVVNTSYYEPAGKVHSRGLELEARNQLTPRFSTIANYSVTRVRFKDSVDGNDGHTPYVTPNQIASLWGYYKFDYGISAGAGVRYIGKQWADNENSTRLPSATLFDASVRADLGAWNNQLKGAWVQVNANNLTDREYVAACYGTGNCYWGAERSVVATVGYDF; this is encoded by the coding sequence ATGGGAATGCCTTTCAGCCTGAAACGTTCCGCGCTGCTTTGTTCGCTGGCGCTTGCCGTACCTGGTTTTGCCATTGCTGCCGATACGCTGGTCGTTACCGCTCAGCCAGCGGAAACCGCTGATTCACCCACCGCTGGCTATCGCGCCAAAACCAGTAGCGGCGCAACGAAAACCGACCGCCCGCTGATTACTACCGGTCAGTCCGTTTCGGTGATTACACGGCAGCAAATTGAAGACCAGGGTGCGATGGACGTTAACCAGGCGCTGAACTACAGCTCCGGGGTGTTTACCAACTTTGCCGGGGCCGCCACCCGCTATGATACGGTTTCACTGCGCGGCTTCCACGGTGGCGATGTGGATAACACCTTCCTGGACGGCCTGCGCCTGATGACCGATGGCGGCAGCTATAACGCATTACAGGTCGATCCCTGGTTCCTGGAACGCATCGACGTGATTAAAGGCCCTTCTTCCGCGCTGTATGGTCAGACCGTGCCCGGCGGGCTGGTGATGATGACCTCCAAACGCCCGCAGTTTCAGCAGGAAGGCCACTTCCGGTTGATGGCGGGCAATAACAGCACGACCGGTGCCGCCTTCGATTATACCAATGCCATTAACGACCAGTGGGCGTTTCGTCTGACCGGTATCACCCGCAACAGCGATACGCAGTACGATCACACGCGTGAAGAGCGCTATGCCATTTCGCCTTCTCTGCTCTGGCAGCCGGACAGCGATACCTCTCTGTTGCTGAAAGCCTACCTGCAAAAAGATCCGTCTGGCGGCTATCATGGCTCGGTGCCGGGCGAAGGCAGCATTACCGAACGTAACGGACGTAAGCTCAGCAACGGATTCTATGATGGCGAAAGCGCAATCGATCAGTTTAAACGCCGTGAGCAAATTTACAGCTACGTCTTCTCACATCGCTTTAACGAGACCTGGGCTTTCCGCTCTAACGCCAGCTATACCCACTCCAACGTCGATCTGGATCAGGTCTACCAGATTGGCTGGATTGGCGACAGCAATTTGCTGGATCGCTACTACTCCGGCGAGCGTTCCTCGCTGGATGCCTTCGCTATCGATAATCAGCTGGAAGCCGATTTTACCACCGGCGAAGTTGAACATACGCTGGTGCTGGGTGCTGATTATCATCAGTACCGTGACAGCCTGTGGGATGCCAGCGCCTATGTGGATCCGCTGAATGCCCGCACCGGCGTCGGCGGCACACATTTCTGGCAAAGCGCCTACGATCCGGCCGATCCTGACGCCGCCCGTACTCCCGGCCTCTACGCCTATAATCAAACGCGCCGCTACCATCAGACAGGCGTCTATTTACAGGATGAGATGGCGTGGAATAACTGGCACATGACGCTCTCTGGCCGTTACGATCGCCTGGTGGCGAAAAGCACCAACGATACAACCGACACCAGCCGCCGCCGCTCCGATGACCATATCAGCGGGCGCGCCTCGCTGCTGTATGCGTTCGATAATGGCATTTCTCCCTATGTCAGCTACAGCCAGGCGATTACCCCTTCCAGTCTGCCAGACGCCAGCGGCGATCTGTTGAAGCCAACCACCGCCGAGCAGTATGAGGCTGGGGTGAAATATCAGCCGAACGGCACTTCAGATATGTACTCTCTCGCAGTTTACGATCTGACGCAGAAGGATGTCGGCAACCGCGTAGTTAACACCTCTTACTATGAACCTGCCGGAAAGGTGCATTCACGCGGGCTGGAGCTGGAGGCGCGTAATCAGCTGACGCCGCGCTTTAGCACTATCGCCAACTATTCGGTGACGCGCGTGCGCTTTAAAGATAGCGTCGATGGTAATGACGGGCATACGCCTTATGTCACGCCTAATCAGATCGCTTCGCTGTGGGGTTACTATAAGTTTGACTATGGCATCAGCGCGGGCGCGGGCGTGCGCTATATCGGCAAGCAGTGGGCGGATAATGAAAACAGTACGCGTTTGCCTTCGGCGACGCTGTTTGATGCCTCTGTTCGCGCCGATCTCGGCGCATGGAATAACCAGCTGAAAGGGGCATGGGTGCAGGTTAACGCCAATAACCTGACCGATCGCGAGTATGTCGCCGCCTGTTACGGCACCGGTAATTGCTACTGGGGCGCCGAACGTTCTGTTGTCGCCACCGTTGGCTACGATTTCTGA